A single region of the Podospora pseudopauciseta strain CBS 411.78 chromosome 1, whole genome shotgun sequence genome encodes:
- a CDS encoding hypothetical protein (CAZy:GH18; EggNog:ENOG503NURX; COG:G) produces the protein MHQALLLHFQTYKLDQQQNIMSSSRKSRITNASNVMYTNAVYWPNNRLYKGDTPGALNYGCINRVYYAFANVTADGGVFLSDEWADARAPCDGVQGALGSLMHLKQRYPHLQVILSIGGGASAETFPIVASSTILRDNFARSARGLVEASGLDGIDIVWEYPCNPQQGNDFLALMAAIRLHLPEDHYLLTAALPAARAVLQNIDHGRVSEYLDAINLVAYDFFGTWTPKGGHHAQLYSMSKDEESGASGVQFLMASGVPANKILLGIPCFGRSFLNVTGPGHKNRGAGGEDGSFDYSQLPRKGTKEQVDKRAVAAQCVGGDGGFVTYDNPDTVKIKATFCKQKGLGGLFYWSAPSDSKDSKRSLITAGFRTLHSS, from the exons ATGCACCAAGCACTACTACTACACTTTCAGACTTACAAACTTGATCAGCAACAGAACATCATGTCTTCCTCCCGAAAGTCTCGCATAACAAATGCCTCCAATGTCATGTACACCAATGCCGTGTATTGGCCGAACAATAGGCTTTACAAAGGAGACACCCCCGGCGCCCTGAACTACGGATGCATCAACAGAGTCTACTACGCTTTCGCCAACGTGACAGCTGACGGAGGAGTTTTT CTCAGTGACGAGTGGGCAGATGCTCGAGCACCTTGCGATGGTGTTCAGGGTGCTCTGGGATCGTTGATGCATCTGAAGCAAAGATATCCTCACTTACAAGTGATTTTGTCTAttggcggaggagcttcAGCTGAGACATTTCCCATTGTGGCGTCAAGCACTATACTCCGTGACAACTTTGCCCGCTCGGCCCGAGGGCTGGTGGAAGCATCAGGCCTTGACGGCATTGACA TTGTCTGGGAATATCCTTGCAATCCGCAGCAAGGCAATgacttcctcgccctcatGGCAGCAATTCGACTCCATCTACCCGAGGACCATTATCTGCTCACCGCTGCCCTGCCTGCAGCCCGAGCTGTCCTTCAGAACATCGACCATGGGCGAGTGTCCGAGTACCTTGATGCAATCAACCTCGTTGCCTACGATTTCTTCGGTACATGGACTCCCAAAGGTGGCCACCATGCCCAGCTGTATTCGATGAGCAAGGATGAAGAATCGGGGGCGTCCGGTGTCCAGTTTCTGATGGCTTCGGGAGTTCCTGCGAACAAGATCCTTCTGGGCATTCCATGCTTTGGGCGAAGCTTTCTCAACGTCACAGGCCCGGGGCACAAGAATAGGGGTGCTGGGGGTGAAGATGGATCCTTTGACTACAGTCAGCTTCCCAGGAAAGGCACCAAAGAGCAGGTGGACAAGCGTGCCGTGGCAGCACAatgtgttggtggtgatggcgggttCGTTACCTACGACAATCCGGACACGGTGAAGATCAAAGCTACATTTTGCAAGCAGAAAGGTCTCGGA GGACTCTTCTACTGGAGCGCACCCTCGGACTCCAAAGACAGCAAGAGGAGCTTGATCACAGCCGGGTTTAGGACGCTTCACAGTTCTTGA
- a CDS encoding hypothetical protein (COG:O; BUSCO:EOG09264JQ1; EggNog:ENOG503NUAJ), with protein sequence MADNTEAGSDAQITFKVKASNDKMHTITMSESATVLDLKTKLAGPDFENIPAANQRLIYSGRILKDADALSVYKIKNLNTIHLVKSAQSNAAASSSASTSTPTPPAVPQNMAAGTPASNILAGLTGARFAGHAPLPNRDLFGADGGMGAPPSEDQMADMLSNPAIAQSMNEALNNPAFVEHMIQSNPMLANVPNARELLQSPAFRQMMTNPEAIRMAARMRRLAGGQGPAAFPAPGVTDTTPAGAAGSEGANAAQNPFGAFPGLFNNLPGAVGASGNDPFAALFGGMSPWGAPPAGATPSTQSAGQANPASPAAEAAAGASPDGQAQGAQAPPVNPFAALFGAPAAGAGAGGAGAGAANPFGMSAEELAQMRQALQGLGGLGGFGGLGGLGAFGAPPASVDNRPPEERYAEQLRQLNDMGFFDFDRNVAALRRSGGSVQGAIEHLLSGP encoded by the exons ATGGCCGACAACACCGAGGCGGGCAGCGACGCCCAGATCAccttcaaggtcaaggcgtCCAACGACAAAAtgcacaccatcaccatgtccGAGTCGGCCACCGTGTTAGACCTCAAGACAAAGCTAGCCGGCCCCGACTTCGAGAACATCCCAGCCGCCAATCAGCGCCTTATCTACTCCGGGCGTATCCTCAAGGATGCGGATGCCCTGAGCGTCTACAAGATCAAGAATCTTAACACGATCCATTTAGTCAAGTCGGCACAAAGCAATGCCGCTGCCTCGTCCTCTGCGTCGACGtcgacaccaacaccaccagccgtTCCCCAGAATATGGCTGCCGGAACTCCAGCCAGCAACATTCTCGCCGGACTCACAGGCGCCAGATTTGCTGGCCATGCCCCTCTGCCGAATCGGGATCTCTTTGGGGCTGACGGCGGT ATGGGTGCGCCTCCCAGCGAAGACCAAATGGCCGACATGCTatccaacccagccatcGCACAGAGCATGAACGAagccctcaacaacccagccTTTGTTGAGCACATGATCCAGTCGAACCCAATGTTGGCCAATGTGCCCAATGCGCGCGAGTTGCTCCAGTCGCCGGCCTTCCGACAGATGATGACAAACCCCGAAGCAATCCGAATGGCGGCCAGGATGCGGAGACTAGCCGGAGGTCAAGGGCCTGCGGCTTTCCCAGCGCCCGGTGTCACCGACACAACACCGGCTGGTGCGGCAGGTAGTGAGGGTGCGAATGCCGCTCAGAATCCGTTTGGTGCTTTTCCTGGCCTCTTTAATAATCTCCCTGGCGCCGTTGGTGCTTCTGGAAACGATCCTTTTGCTGCCCTGTTTGGCGGTATGAGTCCCTGGGGTGCACCTCCTGCGGGGGCAACGCCCTCGACTCAGAGTGCTGGTCAGGCGAACCCGGCGTCACCAGCTGCTGAGGCCGCGGCGGGGGCCTCTCCAGACGGCCAAGCGCAGGGTGCTCAGGCGCCGCCGGTCAACCCCTTTGCTGCTCTGTTCGGCGCTCCGgcagcgggagcgggagcggggggtgctggtgcgGGTGCTGCCAACCCATTCGGCATGTCTGCCGAAGAGCTCGCTCAGATGAGACAAGCCCTCCAAGGGCTGGGAGGGTTGGGCGGATTTGGCGGATTGGGCGGGCTGGGTGCATTTGGCGCGCCACCAGCATCTGTTGATAACAGACCACCTGAGGAGAGATATGCTGAGCAACTGCGGCAGCTGAACGACATGGGATTTTTTGACTTTGACAGAAACGTGGCAGCCTTGCGCAGGAGTGGCGGCAGTGTTCAGGGTGCTATTGAGCATTTGCTCAGTGGGCCGTAA
- the SYM1 gene encoding Protein required for ethanol metabolism (COG:S; EggNog:ENOG503P1Y0) gives MLAWYQARLASRPLLTQSLTTSLLFGIGDITAQQLIEHRGLANHDLLRTARMASYGGLVFGPAATTWFRLLQSHVRFPSSPNRTILARVAADQGLFAPTFIGIFLSSMAVLEGGSVTEKLSSSYWPALSANYLIWPFVQLVNFKFVPLQHRVLFVNVISIGWNCYLSFLNSSAGTEAVPPQEEAVKMA, from the exons ATGCTCGCCTG GTACCAAGCCCGCCTCGcctcccgccccctcctAACCcaatccctcaccacctccctcctcttcggcaTAGGCGACATCACCGCCCAGCAACTCATCGAGCACCGCGGCCTCGCAAACCATGACCTCCTCCGCACAGCCCGAATGGCCTCCTACGGCGGTCTAGTCTTcggcccagcagcaacaacctggttccgcctcctccagtcCCACGTCAggttcccctcctccccaaaccgcaccatcctcgcccgcGTGGCCGCCGACCAGGGCCTCTTCGCCCCGACCTTCAtcggcatcttcctctcctccatggCCGTCCTCGAAGGGGGGTCCGTGACCGAAAAGCTCTCGTCTTCGTACTGGCCCGCCCTGTCGGCAAACTACCTCATCTGGCCGTTCGTCCAGCTTGTCAACTTCAAGTTTGTCCCGCTCCAGCACAGGGTCCTGTTTGTCAATGTCATCAGCATAGGGTGGAACTGCTATCTCAGTTTTCTCAACAGCTCCGCGGGGACGGAGGCGGTGCCGCcgcaggaggaggcggtcaagATGGCGTAG
- the UAP1 gene encoding UDP-N-acetylglucosamine pyrophosphorylase (COG:M; EggNog:ENOG503NVWY; BUSCO:EOG09262MJW), producing the protein MSAQEPTPEQVSQLKAKYELAAQDQVFTFWDSLSSTEKASLFQQLSLFDPTYINTIFAKTLAPLAKDEKPASLEPLPEAARASILDSDPADIERWYRSGLDLIAANKVAVVLMAGGQGTRLGSSAPKGCFDIGLPSHKSLFQIQAERIRKIEELAQKKSGSEVTVPWYVMTSGPTRGPTEQFFKEKGYFGLSPENVFIFEQGVLPCISNDGKILLESKSKVAVAPDGNGGIYNALVESKVLDDMKKRGIEHIHAYCVDNCLVKVADPVFIGFSASKNVDIATKVVRKRNATESVGLIVQKNGKPDVVEYSEIDPQIAAEEDPEQPGVLKFRAANIVNHYYSFRFLESIPEWAKSLPHHVARKKIPYADIESGEQVKPTKPNGIKLEQFVFDVFPMLELSKFACLEVRREDEFSPLKNAAGTGEDDPDTSRADITAQGRRWLEAAGAKVAGGVEVSPLLSYGGEGLEKYSGQEVKDMLQ; encoded by the exons ATGTCGGCCCAAGAACCAACACCGGAGCAGGTCTCGCAGCTCAAGGCAAAGTACGAGCTCGCTGCCCAGGATCAGGTCTTTACCTTTTGGGATTCGCTCTCGAGCACCGAAAAGGCCTCGCTTTTCCAGCAATTGTCCCTTTTCGACCCTACctacatcaacaccatcttcgCCAAGACCCTTGCACCCCTAGCAAAGGATGAGAAGCCAGCGTCTCTGGAGCCCCTCCCCGAGGCTGCCCGGGCCAGCATTCTCGACTCAGACCCGGCCGATATCGAAAGATGGTACCGATCCGGTCTCGATCTGATCGCCGCAAACAAGGTGGCCGTGGTTCTCATGGCTGGTGGGCAAGGCACACGGTTGGGCAGCTCTGCGCCCAAGGGCTGCTTCGACATTGGCCTGCCCTCCCACAAGTCTCTGTTCCAGATCCAAGCCGAGCGTATTCGCaagattgaggagcttgCCCAGAAGAAGTCTGGCAGCGAGGTCACGGTCCCGTGGTACGTCATGACCTCCGGGCCAACCCGGGGTCCTACCGAGCAGTTCTTCAAGGAAAAGGGGTACTTTGGCCTCAGCCCTGAAAACGTCTTCATTTTCGAGCAGGGAGTTCTCCCCTGCATCTCCAACGATGGAAAGATTCTGTTGGAAAGTAAGAGCAAGGTTGCTGTTGCCCCTGATGGGAACGGCGGTATCTATAATGCATTGGTGGAATCCAAGGTGCTGGACGACATGAAGAAGCGCGGCATTGAGCACATTCACGCTTACTGCGTGGATAACTGCCTTGTCAAGGTGGCCGACCCTGTCTTCATTGGCTTTTCGGCGAGTAAGAACGTCGACATTGCCACCAAGGTCGTGCGCAAGCGCAATGCCACTGAAAGCGTCGGGTTGATTGTACAGAAGAATGGCAAGCCGGACGTGGTTGAGTACAGCGAGATTGATCCCCAAatcgccgccgaggaggaccCAGAGCAACCCGGTGTGCTCAAGTTCCGTGCCGCCAACATTGTCAACCACTACTACTCGTTCCGCTTCCTCGAGAGCATTCCCGAGTGGGCCAAGAGCCTGCCACACCACGTTGCCCGCAAGAAGATTCCCTATGCGGACATCGAGTCGGGCGAGCAAGtcaagcccaccaagccaaACGGTATCAAGCTGGAGCAGTTTGTCTTTGATGTGTTCCCCATGCTCGAGCTTAGCAAGTTTGCTTGCTTGGAGGTGCGCCGCGAGGACGAGTTCAGCCCGCTCAAGAATGCCGCGGGCACCGGTGAGGATGACCCGGATACTAGCAGGGCTGATATTACTGCCCAAGGCAGAAGGTGGCTTGAGGCTGCTGGTGCCAAGGTtgcgggtggtgttgaggttaGCCCATTGTTGAGTTAT ggtggtgagggtctTGAAAAGTACAGCGGCCAGGAGGTCAAGGATATGCTGCAATAG
- the thp1 gene encoding uracil DNA N-glycosylase Thp1 (COG:L; EggNog:ENOG503NUH6), with amino-acid sequence MSETSSPQEEATDNLPAPTFAGRLKLSEFIFTPEQKKSMPLQQPLRKSPRLLASASSSSTPLLQPSPSIPSPLKRPPSEPPSSISSPSKRKRPKPLPTPPGPLPLLPDAIAPNLILLFVGLNPGLLTSSTGHAYAHPTNLFWRLLHSSGITPRLCAPQEDRLLPSLFSLGLTNIVPRPTRNGAELSKKEMDAGVAVLEEKIREFKPEVVCIVGKSIWESVWRVRHGRGIKKEEFRYGWQERGEDMGKVEGVGEWNGARVFVACSTSGLAATLKPREKEEIFGELGEWVVKRRREREEEKGVGSGTDGGEDGGEGIGQVDDAEVKQES; translated from the coding sequence ATGTCCgaaacatcatcaccccaagaagaagcaaccGACAACCTTCCCGCCCCGACCTTCGCCGGCCGTCTCAAACTCTCGGAATTCATCTTCACCCCTGAACAAAAGAAATCCATgcctctccaacaacccctccgtAAAAGCCCCCGGCTTCTCGcatcagcctcctcctcatcaacaccactcctccaaccctccccatccataccatcccccctcaaacGCCCCCCCTCGgaaccaccatcatcaatatcctccccttcaaaaCGCAAACgccccaaacccctccccaccccacccggcccgctccccctcctcccagacGCCATCGctcccaacctcatcctcctcttcgtcggCCTGAATCCCGGCCTGctaacctcctccaccggccACGCCTACGCCCACCCGACAAATCTCTTCTGGCGACTCCTCCACTCATCCGGCATCACCCCCCGCCTCTGCGCGCCACAAGAAGACCggctcctcccctccctcttctccctcggGCTCACCAACATTGTCCCCCGACCGACACGGAACGGGGCAGAGCTTtcaaagaaggagatggatgcTGGCGTTGCGGTCCTGGAAGAGAAAATCAGGGAGTTTAAGCCGGAGGTGGTGTGTATTGTTGGGAAGAGCATTTGGGAGAGCGTGTGGAGGGTGAGGCATGGGAGGGggatcaagaaggaggagttcAGGTACGGGTGGCAGGAGCGGGGGGAGGATATGGGaaaggtggagggggtgggggagtggAATGGGGCGAGGGTGTTTGTTGCTTGTAGTACTAGTGGGTTGGCGGCTACGTTGAAgccgagggagaaggaggagatttttggggagttgggggagtgggttgtcaagaggaggagggagagggaggaggagaagggggtggggagtggaacagatggtggtgaggatggtggtgagggtatAGGGCAGGTTGATGATGCAGAGGTCAAGCAGGAATCATGA
- a CDS encoding hypothetical protein (EggNog:ENOG503NZ4V; COG:H) — MDNFGRSMRLDSNVTTQRLAEVGFVDIKEEVIRIPFNPWPTDTYSRDIGRWFNLVMKQGFQPLCLAPFARGLNKSFSEINDFVEEVKAEAYLHGEKTTVSLARLLVSTTLKPLGYNKSTPVG; from the exons ATGGACAACTTTGGCCGATCCATGCGTCTCGACAGCAACGTGACCACGCAGCGGCTGGCCGAGGTAGGGTTCGTTGACATCAAAGAGGAGGTCATCCGGATTCCTTTCAACCCATGGCCGACAGACACATATTCTCGGGACATTGGCCGTTGGTTTAACTTGGTTATGAAGCAGGGATTCCAACCTCTGTGTCTGGCGCCCTTTGCGAGAGGACTCAACAAGTCGTTTTCCGAGATTAACGACTTTGTGGAAGAGGTCAAGGCGGAG GCATATCTTCACGGCGAGAAGACCACAGTGAGTCTCGCTCGTTTGCTTGTTTCTACCACCCTCAAACCACTCGGGTACAACAAGAGCACCCCTGTGGGATAA
- a CDS encoding hypothetical protein (EggNog:ENOG503NZ4V; COG:H), which translates to MIHSGMAMESQPSRSSYNGTGSSQQHEQNTQVYQENGRWYGTNKKGAYMFPVDADEQDRLDIFHKFCLVARKELLHKAPVAVEEPSILDLGCGTGIWTIEMAE; encoded by the exons ATGATTCACAGCGGGATGGCGATGGAATCCCAGCCATCAAGGTCCTCCTATAA CGGCACCGGCTCATCACAACAACATGAGCAAAACACACAAGTGTACCAGGAAAATGGACGATGGTATGGCACCAACAAAAAGGGTGCTTACATGTTCCCCGTTGATGCA GATGAGCAAGACCGCCTAGACATATTTCACAAGTTTTGCTTGGTTGCTCGCAAGGAACTCCTGCACAAAGCCCCGGTCGCGGTAGAAGAACCATCAATTCTTGATCTCGGCTGTGGCACGGGCATCTGGACCATCGAGATGGCCGAGTAA
- a CDS encoding hypothetical protein (EggNog:ENOG503NVI0; COG:E): MADPNSEPLPKKNGLDGGSEDETVAAVENGVVVNHSGYRDQLKRQYSLLGLAGIAVTVDNAWVALGSSISVSILNGGPPGLIFGLIVALFYYTFIGLGLAELASSVPTAGGVYHWATIAGGPKHGRFLGFLTGWINFYGWMFDLAALVQITANITVSMYVIYHRDTYSFEPWHVYIAYLLVLWICISTVIFGNKLLPYTQNAGMFFVIVGGIVTIIVLAAMPKQRASNYFVWGSFDENNLTGWQGGVAFLLGVLNGAFTVGTPDAITHMAEELPHPRRDLPIAIALQIGLGFLYAFCFAIALCYAITDLGILQGGINTYPLVDIYLQATADGEGNQNLGATFGLLFIIWCASMLCCIGTTLTNSRIYWALARDNAVPLSSLFSKVNERLSCPVPATLFVAIIATGIGAIPLGSEVAFLNLAGSFIILTTVSYAIPFAANVLTGRKHFPKGPFHLGNSGFVINILAVLFITLFDTFYCFPYALPTNAEIMNYNSVILAGVVVITMAWWVVHARRSYPGPKVMGLYVVHDDQVLHGAAPGGGQEAEGFGEKKGKE, from the exons ATGGCCGACCCAAACAGTGAACCACTACCCAAGAAGAACGGATTAGATGGCGGATCAGAGGACGAGACGGTGGCTGCGGTTGAGAATGGAGTTGTTGTCAATCATTCCGGGTACAGAGATCAGCTGAAGAGGCAGTACAGCCTTTTGGGGTTGGCAGGGATCGCAGTAACGGTTGACAATGCCTGGGTAGCGTTGGGGTCATCCATTTCGGTCTCTATAC TAAACGGCGGCCCACCAGGCCTCATTTTCGGGCTGATCGTAGCCCTCTTCTACTACACTTTCATCGGCCTAGGACTAGCAGAG ctcgcctcctccgtccCAACAGCAGGAGGCGTCTACCACTGGGCCACCATCGCCGGCGGCCCCAAGCACGGCCGCTTCCTCGGCTTCCTCACCGGCTGGATCAACTTTTACGGCTGGATGTTCGACCTCGCCGCCCTGGTCCAGATCACGGCCAACATCACCGTCAGCATGTACGTCATCTACCACCGCGACACCTACTCCTTCGAGCCCTGGCACGTCTACATCGCCTACCTCCTCGTTCTCTGGATTTGCATTTCGACCGTCATCTTTGGCAACAAGCTCCTGCCGTACACCCAGAACGCGGGCATGTTCTTTGTGATTGTGGGCGGGATCGTCACGATTATCGTCTTGGCCGCCATGCCAAAGCAGCGGGCGAGTAACTATTTCGTCTGGGGGAGTTTTGACGAGAACAACCTGACGGGTTGGCAGGGAGGGGTGGCGTTTTTGCTGGGAGTGCTTAATGGGGCTTTTACGGTGGGAACGCCAGATGCGATTACGCATATGGCTGAGGAGCTGCCGCATCCGAGGAGGGATTTGCCCATTGCTATCGCTTTGCagattgggttggggttcTTGT ATGCCTTTTGCTTTGCGATTGCGCTTTGTTACGCCATTACCGACCTTGGGATCCTTCAAGGGGGGATTAACACCTACCCGTTGGTGGATATTTACCTTCAGGCGACTGCTGATGGGGAAGGGAACCAGAACCTGGGGGCAACGTTCGGGTTGCTGTTCATCATCTGGTGTGCCTCGATGCTTTGCTGCATTGGCACGACCTTGACCAATTCTCGGATCTACTGGGCTCTGGCTCGGGATAATGCTGTGCCCTTGTCGTCACTGTTCAGCAAGGTCAACGAAAGGCTCAGCTGCCCAGTGCCGGCGACGTTGTTTGTTG CCATAATAGCCACAGGCATAGGCGCCATCCCCCTCGGCTCGGAAGTGGCCTTCCTGAACCTAGCCGGCTCCTTCATaatcctcaccaccgtctcctACGCCATCCCTTTTGCAGCCAACGTCTTGACGGGTCGGAAACACTTCCCCAAGGgccccttccacctcggcAATTCTGGCTTCGTCATCAACATCTTAGCCGTGCTGTTCATCACTCTGTTCGACACCTTCTACTGCTTCCCCTacgccctccccaccaacgcCGAGATTATGAACTACAACTCTGTTATCctggctggggtggtggttatcaCAATGGCTTGGTGGGTCGTCCACGCGAGGAGGAGTTATCCGGGGCCGAAGGTGATGGGCCTGTACGTGGTTCATGATGATCAAGTGCTGCACGGGGCGGCACCTGGTGGTGGGCAGGAAGCAGAGGGTtttggggagaagaaggggaaggagtaG
- the NPT1 gene encoding nicotinate phosphoribosyltransferase (BUSCO:EOG09262KJA; EggNog:ENOG503NUQW; COG:H): MINFNSGSPYPEGVISFLDTDLYKLTMQCAVLKHYKDVPVTYAFTNRTPEKKLSRKAFNWLEEQIRKLGNISLSAEELQYLKQHCPYFTSEYLEFLSEFRLRPREQVTTTFSPGSEDTGSEDDIGELDIKINGTWLETILYEIPLLALTSEAYFKFMDTDWTYDGQEEQAFEKGMRLLEAGCVFSEFGTRRRRDYHTQALVFRGLTKASKEAGKKGWSGKLSGTSNVHLAMRFGIPPVGTVAHEWFMGTAAIVGDYTLSTEEALYRWVECFGEGVLGIALTDTFGTPEFLKAFSKPVRHLGEPAPQHTDRKPSVADSFISAVTSATKPAKTEKTYADVFTGVRQDSGDPKTFVKVMRKFYDEQGIHDKKVIVFSDSLNIDRCLEYKQVSEEAGFQPTFGVGTFLTNDFVHTTTGKKSTPLNIVIKLSSAAGRPAIKISDNVGKNTGDKETVQQVKRQLGYVEKEWQEGDESARWGREDDSTKQ; the protein is encoded by the exons ATGATTAACTTCAACAGCGGTTCACCCTACCCAGAGGGTGTCATCTCTTTTCTGGATACAGATTTGTACAAGCTGACGATGCAATGCGCCGTCCTCAAGCATTACAAAGATGTACCAGTCACCTATGCTTTCACCAACCGAACCCCCGAGAAGAAGCTCTCACGGAAGGCTTTCAACTGGCTCGAGGAGCAGATCAGGAAGCTTGGCAATATTTCCTTGTCAGCTGAGGAGCTCCAGTACCTCAAGCAGCACTGCCCATATTTCACCTCTGAATATCTTGAGTTTCTCTCCGAATTCCGCCTCCGGCCGAGGGAGCAAGTAACAACCACCTTCTCGCCAGGTAGCGAGGACACTGGTTCCGAGGACGACATTGGAGAGTTGGACATCAAGATCAACGGTACCTGGCTGGAAACGATTCTGTACGAAATCCCTCTGTTGGCATTGACCTCTGAAGCCTATTTCAAGTTTATGGATACCGATTGGACGTATGATGGGCAAGAGGAGCAGGCTTTTGAGAAGGGTATGCGCCTGCTCGAGGCCGGTTGTGTGTTTTCAGAATTCGGCACCCGTCGACGGAGAGACTATCACACCCAGGCTTTGGTTTTCAGAGGCCTGACCAAGGCCAGCAAGGAAGCGGGAAAGAAGGGCTGGTCTGGAAAGCTGTCAGGGACCAGCAACGTTCACCTTGCCATGCGCTTTGGCATCCCCCCAGTGGGCACCGTCGCTCACGAATGGTTCATGGGTACTGCTGCTATCGTCGGTGATTACACACTTTCTACCGAGGAGGCTCTCTACCGCTGGGTTGAATGCTTCGGTGAGGGTGTTCTCGGCATTGCTTTGACCGACACCTTTGGTACTCCCGAGTTTCTCAAGGCTTTCAGCAAACCCGTCAGACATCTGGGAGAGCCGGCTCCCCAGCACACGGACCGCAAGCCCAGTGTTGCTGATTCCTTCATCTCGGCGGTGACCTCGGCCACCAAGCCGGCCAAGACTGAAAAGACATACGCCGATGTTTTCACTGGTGTCCGACAGGACTCAGGAGACCCCAAGACTTTCGTCAAGGTTATGCGCAAGTTTTATGATGAGCAGGGAATTCATGACAAGAAGGTCATTGTCTTTTCCGATTCTCTCAACATTGACCGGTGCTTGGAGTACAAGCAAGTATCAGAGGAAGCGGGTTTCCAGCCCACATTTGGTGTTGGGACATTCCTGACCAACGATTTCGTTCACACAACGACCGGAAAGAAGTCGACGCCTCTCAACATTGTCATCAAGCTGAGCTCAGCGGCAGGTAGGCCCGCCATCAAGATCAG TGACAACGTTGGCAAAAATACTGGCGACAAGGAGACCGTTCAGCAGGTGAAGCGCCAACTTGGCTATGTCGAAAAAGAATGGCAAGAGGGCGATGAGTCGGCGAGATGGGGCCGCGAGGACGACAGCACCAAGCAGTGA